One region of Mangifera indica cultivar Alphonso chromosome 3, CATAS_Mindica_2.1, whole genome shotgun sequence genomic DNA includes:
- the LOC123212554 gene encoding heme chaperone HemW: protein MLKSSFIPLLSTFPTKSKATELIFSRTINCSISHTSQAVQQNASPNLTIPVIPTSAYIHLPFCRKRCYYCDFPIVALGSSSGSNQTSHDDDPRISNYIHLLCREINATKLGCNSRSPLKTVFFGGGTPSLVPPRLVLSILNALRVKFGLNLDAEISIEMDPGTFDATKLKELMELGVNRVSLGVQAFQDDLLKSCGRAHGVKEVYEAIEIVKSCGVENWSMDLISSLPHQTPEMWEESLRLTIESQPNHVSVYDLQVEQGTKFGILYRPGEFPLPTETQSADFYRMASSMLSSAGYNHYEISSYCKNGFECKHNLTYWKNNPFYGFGLGSASYLGGLRFSRPRKMKKFVDYVQNLENGVIDCCGSYQIDAKDLAMDVIMLSLRTARGLDLKSFGEAFGSPAVHSVCRAYKPYMESGHVVCLDKQGSALTVEEFDTMLSMKKKWGMD, encoded by the exons ATGCTTAAATCAAGCTTCATTCCGCTTCTCTCAACTTTCCCTACAAAATCTAAAGCTACAGAACTCATCTTCTCCCGTACAATCAACTGCTCTATTTCTCACACTTCACAAGCTGTTCAACAAAATGCCTCACCCAATCTCACCATCCCCGTAATTCCAACTTCTGCTTATATCCATCTTCCATTCTGCAGAAAACGCTGCTACTACTGTGACTTTCCTATTGTTGCTCTTGGTTCTTCCTCAGGCTCAAACCAAACCAGTCACGACGACGACCCACGTATATCAAACTACATACACTTGCTCTGTAGAGAAATTAATGCTACAAAACTGGGATGTAACTCCAGATCACCTCTTAAAACTGTGTTTTTTGGAGGTGGCACCCCATCTCTAGTGCCGCCACGGCTTGTTTTATCGATTTTGAATGCGTTGAGGGTGAAGTTTGGCTTGAATTTGGATGCTGAGATATCCATAGAAATGGATCCTGGTACCTTCGATGCTACTAAGTTGAAGGAGTTGATGGAATTGGGTGTGAACAGAGTGTCTTTGGGAGTTCAGGCTTTCCAAGATGACTTGTTAAAGTCTTGTGGTAGAGCACATGGGGTTAAGGAGGTTTATGAGGCTATAGAGATTGTTAAATCATGCGGGGTTGAAAATTGGAGTATGGATCTTATCTCTTCTCTCCCTCACCAGACGCCCGAAATGTGGGAGGAGAGTCTGAGGTTAACTATTGAATCGCAACCTAACCATGTATCAGTATATGATTTGCAAGTTGAACAAGGCACCAAATTTGGAATATT GTACAGACCAGGGGAGTTCCCTCTGCCTACCGAAACACAATCTGCTGATTTCTATCGAATGGCATCCAGTATGCTTTCTAGTGCTGGTTACAACCATTATGAAATAAGCAGTTACTGTAAAAACGGATTTGAGTGCAAGCACAATCTGACGTACTGGAAGAACAATCCTTTCTATGGTTTTGGCCTTGGTTCTGCTAGTTATCTTGGTGGATTAAGGTTTTCTAGACCAAggaagatgaaaaaatttgtgGATTATGTGCAGAATTTGGAGAATGGGGTAATTGATTGCTGTGGGAGTTATCAAATTGATGCCAAGGACTTGGCTATGGATGTGATAATGCTATCTCTTAGAACCGCAAGAGGCCTCGATTTGAAGTCATTTGGAGAAGCATTTGGTTCCCCTGCTGTTCACTCTGTTTGCAGGGCCTATAAACCTTACATGGAAAGTGGGCATGTTGTTTGCTTGGATAAGCAGGGAAGTGCACTAACCGTAGAGGAATTTGACACTATGCTatcaatgaaaaagaaatggGGAATGGACTAG